In a single window of the Streptomyces sp. NBC_00285 genome:
- a CDS encoding tetratricopeptide repeat protein, with product MVEYDSTAGGDPQEELAARLRLLQELSKLGVRALARDAGLSSSSLSRYLSGRTVAPWPAVIALCRLVQRDPRPLRPLWERAANPLPAPPRTSRQVQPPSPPAGAPSPPRNDLPRDVPDFTGREAQLAAVLDGVTGSRVIALDGMAGVGKTCLAVHAAHHLAADYPDAQLYLDLHGFTEGRRPLDADRALRTLLAALDVPSEKVPQEGGVEELSACWRSELAHRRAVLVLDNAADADQVRPLLPGAGPSVALITSRNRLLGLDEVPPVSLDVLTEQESAELLARASGETDGARGRLARDPESTAEVLRLCGHLPLALRLAAARLRHRPGWTVGILVERMAEGPSEFDTAFAMSVRQLDRGTSRLFRLLGLLPGSTFDEHVAAALADVPLRAARATLEDLLDAHLVQQPAAGRYRLHDLVHQHARRATTEHDSPAERDRALTRVLDYYVHAAAAADAAMPFPSLSREASVTPPAAELPCFADKITALVWFGTEYLNLLAAFEAAESAGADRHMCELPRFMRTYFARRCGTTMLNGLFERSLTAAQRLGDPLQLAEAHSDLGFARYNAGRMAEASAAYEAAAPLVSRAADLRTEAELAMRRGYLRWDEGYVEEPLALFRLAGKLYADAGCPMGTVHATAYEAWALLQLGHREEAAQLARTALDVPHADGAWPPALPALITLGVAIAREDPDEAAAHLRRALASAREDGHKHNEAWCLNCLGVALRRMGRHEEALAAHEQAFALLDELFEDHWKIHFLDAYGETCRLAGLPERALRLHRQALELAPRLGHRHAEALAHEGIAAILDGTDPTAAAEHRAAGRAVLPEPAPGD from the coding sequence GTGGTCGAGTACGACAGCACGGCGGGCGGCGACCCGCAGGAGGAGCTGGCCGCCCGGCTCCGCCTGCTCCAGGAACTGTCCAAGCTGGGCGTACGGGCCCTCGCACGGGACGCCGGCCTCAGCTCGTCATCGCTGTCCCGCTACCTCAGCGGCCGCACGGTCGCGCCCTGGCCCGCGGTGATCGCCCTGTGCCGCCTCGTCCAGCGCGACCCCCGCCCGCTGCGCCCCCTGTGGGAACGGGCCGCCAACCCCCTTCCGGCACCGCCGAGGACCAGCCGCCAGGTCCAGCCCCCCTCGCCGCCCGCCGGAGCACCGAGCCCGCCCCGCAACGACCTGCCGCGTGACGTGCCCGACTTCACCGGCCGCGAGGCCCAGCTCGCGGCCGTGCTCGACGGAGTCACCGGCAGCCGGGTGATCGCCCTCGACGGCATGGCGGGCGTCGGCAAGACCTGCCTCGCGGTGCACGCGGCGCATCACCTCGCCGCCGACTACCCGGACGCCCAGCTCTACCTGGACCTGCACGGCTTCACCGAGGGTCGGCGGCCCCTCGACGCCGACCGCGCCCTGCGAACCCTGCTCGCGGCCCTCGACGTGCCCTCGGAGAAGGTCCCGCAGGAAGGCGGCGTCGAGGAACTGTCCGCCTGCTGGCGGTCCGAACTGGCCCACCGGCGCGCCGTCCTGGTCCTCGACAACGCCGCCGACGCCGACCAGGTCCGCCCGTTGCTGCCCGGCGCCGGCCCCTCCGTCGCCCTGATCACCAGCCGCAATCGGCTGCTCGGCCTGGACGAGGTCCCGCCGGTGTCCCTGGACGTGCTGACCGAGCAGGAGAGCGCCGAACTCCTGGCCCGCGCCAGCGGCGAGACCGACGGCGCCCGGGGGCGCCTGGCCCGGGACCCCGAGTCCACGGCCGAGGTGCTGCGCCTGTGCGGGCATCTGCCGCTGGCCCTGCGGCTGGCCGCGGCCCGGCTGCGGCACCGGCCGGGCTGGACCGTGGGCATCCTCGTCGAGCGGATGGCGGAGGGGCCGAGCGAGTTCGACACCGCTTTCGCCATGTCCGTACGGCAGTTGGACCGTGGCACGTCCCGCCTGTTCCGCCTGCTCGGACTGCTGCCCGGGTCGACGTTCGACGAGCATGTGGCGGCAGCGCTCGCGGACGTACCCCTGCGCGCTGCCCGCGCGACGCTGGAGGACCTGCTGGACGCGCATCTCGTCCAGCAGCCGGCGGCCGGCCGCTACCGGCTCCACGACCTGGTCCACCAGCACGCGCGCCGCGCCACCACGGAGCACGACTCCCCGGCCGAACGGGACCGGGCCCTCACCCGGGTCCTCGACTACTACGTCCACGCGGCCGCCGCAGCGGATGCAGCGATGCCCTTCCCGTCGCTGAGCCGTGAGGCTTCCGTGACTCCGCCCGCGGCCGAACTGCCCTGCTTCGCCGACAAGATCACCGCCCTCGTCTGGTTCGGCACCGAGTACCTGAACCTGCTGGCCGCCTTCGAGGCGGCGGAGAGCGCCGGGGCCGACCGGCACATGTGCGAACTGCCGCGTTTCATGCGGACCTACTTCGCCCGGCGCTGCGGCACCACGATGCTCAACGGACTCTTCGAACGCTCGCTCACCGCCGCGCAACGCCTGGGTGATCCCCTGCAACTGGCCGAGGCGCACAGCGACTTGGGCTTCGCCCGCTACAACGCGGGCCGCATGGCGGAGGCGAGCGCGGCCTACGAGGCCGCGGCACCGTTGGTGTCCCGGGCGGCGGACCTGCGAACGGAGGCCGAACTGGCCATGCGCCGTGGCTACTTGCGATGGGACGAGGGCTACGTCGAGGAGCCGCTGGCACTGTTCCGGCTGGCGGGGAAGCTGTACGCGGACGCGGGCTGCCCCATGGGCACCGTGCACGCGACCGCCTACGAGGCCTGGGCACTGCTCCAGCTGGGCCACCGCGAGGAGGCGGCGCAGCTGGCCCGCACCGCGCTGGACGTCCCGCACGCCGACGGGGCGTGGCCGCCCGCGCTCCCGGCCCTGATCACTCTGGGCGTGGCCATCGCCCGCGAGGACCCCGACGAGGCCGCCGCGCACCTGCGCCGAGCGCTCGCGTCGGCCCGCGAGGACGGTCACAAGCACAACGAGGCATGGTGCCTGAACTGCCTGGGCGTCGCTCTGCGCCGGATGGGCCGCCACGAGGAGGCCCTGGCCGCCCACGAACAGGCCTTCGCCCTGCTGGACGAGCTGTTCGAGGACCACTGGAAGATCCACTTCCTCGACGCCTACGGCGAGACCTGCCGTCTGGCGGGCCTGCCGGAGCGGGCTCTGCGCCTCCACCGCCAGGCCCTGGAGCTGGCCCCGAGGCTCGGCCACCGGCACGCCGAGGCCCTGGCCCACGAGGGAATCGCGGCGATCCTCGACGGGACCGACCCCACCGCGGCGGCCGAACACCGGGCGGCCGGACGGGCGGTACTGCCGGAGCCCGCACCGGGCGACTGA
- a CDS encoding aldo/keto reductase, with product MQYRTLGRTGVQVSSLALGAMNFGHIGSTTQAEATAIVDAALEAGVNVIDTADMYGDGESEEMVGKAIAGRRDDIVLATKAGMPIGTERNHRGSSRRWLVTALEASLRRLGVDHVDLYQIHRWDPNTSDEETLSALTDLQRAGKIRHFGSSTFPAHRIVQAQWAAREHQLSRYTTEQPSYSVLQRGIETHVLPVTQEYGLGVLVWSPLASGWLSGAIREGRDIATHRSALMPARFDTTLPSNRARLDAVERLAAIADEAGLTLIQLALGFVTAHPGVTSALIGPRTTDHLHAQLAAADTVLTADVLDAIDEIVVPGTDLAAHEKYDTPPALLDPSLRRR from the coding sequence ATGCAGTACCGCACCCTGGGCCGTACCGGTGTACAGGTCAGCTCCCTCGCGCTCGGCGCGATGAACTTCGGCCACATCGGCAGCACCACGCAGGCCGAGGCCACCGCGATCGTCGATGCCGCTCTGGAGGCCGGCGTCAACGTCATCGACACCGCCGACATGTACGGCGACGGCGAGTCGGAGGAAATGGTCGGCAAGGCCATCGCCGGCCGCCGGGACGACATCGTCCTCGCCACGAAGGCGGGCATGCCCATCGGCACCGAACGCAACCATCGGGGCAGCTCGCGCCGCTGGCTGGTCACCGCACTGGAAGCCAGCCTGCGTCGCCTCGGAGTCGACCACGTCGACCTCTACCAGATCCACCGCTGGGACCCGAACACCAGCGACGAGGAGACCCTCTCGGCCCTTACCGACCTCCAACGCGCCGGAAAGATCCGCCACTTCGGCTCCTCCACCTTCCCCGCCCACCGCATCGTGCAGGCCCAGTGGGCCGCGCGCGAGCACCAGCTGAGCCGCTACACCACCGAACAGCCCAGCTACTCCGTCCTCCAGCGCGGCATCGAGACCCACGTCCTGCCGGTCACCCAGGAGTACGGCCTCGGCGTGCTGGTGTGGAGCCCGCTCGCCTCGGGCTGGCTGTCGGGCGCGATCCGTGAGGGCCGCGACATCGCCACCCACCGCTCGGCGCTGATGCCCGCACGGTTCGACACCACCCTTCCCTCCAACAGGGCCAGGCTCGACGCCGTGGAGCGACTGGCCGCGATCGCCGACGAGGCCGGCCTCACCCTCATCCAGCTCGCACTCGGCTTCGTGACCGCACACCCCGGTGTGACCAGCGCCCTCATCGGCCCTCGCACGACGGACCACCTGCACGCCCAACTCGCCGCAGCGGACACCGTCCTGACCGCCGACGTGCTCGACGCGATCGACGAGATCGTCGTCCCCGGCACGGACCTGGCCGCGCACGAGAAGTACGACACCCCGCCGGCCCTCCTCGACCCGTCACTGCGCCGACGCTGA
- a CDS encoding glycoside hydrolase family 16 protein codes for MGSHAAPHHHRRFLVTTASLLLVGGGLLGLPRADAAPPSTDACHTTAAHLPRGDCGPFWQVLAEDFNGDRVPLGSFSDCAHDVDTSAAYCGGLKGKYRDNWWAYPTGWPDTAESRGRDVVGVYHPEDTVSVGPAANGDGRMSIRMWRPTDGGPVHAAALVPRAVMQMKYGKYSARIKVTKLAPGYKSAWLHYGGGCEMDHPEGEWTGTLSAFHHPCGGGEQGSFPGSDDWTQWHTVSTEWTPGHVRFFVDGRQTGHDTRDVPDEPLSWVLQNESALEGPGAAPGSSAQLDVTWVAAYAYGWK; via the coding sequence ATGGGTTCACACGCAGCGCCGCACCACCACAGGCGATTTCTGGTGACGACCGCGAGTCTCCTGCTCGTGGGAGGCGGCCTGCTGGGCCTCCCACGAGCCGACGCGGCACCCCCGTCGACCGACGCCTGCCACACCACCGCGGCCCACCTGCCGCGCGGTGACTGCGGACCGTTCTGGCAGGTCCTCGCCGAGGATTTCAACGGGGACCGGGTGCCGCTGGGCTCCTTCAGCGACTGCGCCCACGACGTCGATACGTCCGCTGCGTACTGCGGGGGCCTGAAAGGGAAATACCGTGACAACTGGTGGGCGTATCCGACCGGTTGGCCCGACACCGCCGAGAGCCGGGGGCGCGACGTGGTGGGGGTCTACCACCCGGAGGACACCGTGAGCGTCGGCCCCGCGGCGAACGGCGACGGCAGAATGTCCATCCGGATGTGGCGGCCCACCGACGGGGGCCCCGTGCATGCCGCCGCGCTGGTGCCGCGTGCGGTGATGCAGATGAAGTACGGCAAGTACAGCGCACGGATCAAGGTCACAAAACTCGCTCCCGGGTACAAGTCCGCGTGGCTGCACTACGGAGGCGGCTGCGAGATGGACCACCCCGAAGGAGAGTGGACCGGCACCCTCAGCGCCTTTCACCATCCGTGCGGTGGCGGCGAGCAGGGCTCCTTCCCCGGAAGCGACGACTGGACGCAGTGGCACACCGTCTCCACCGAGTGGACACCGGGCCATGTCCGGTTCTTCGTCGACGGCCGACAGACCGGTCACGACACCCGTGACGTGCCGGACGAGCCCCTTTCGTGGGTGCTTCAGAACGAGAGCGCTCTGGAGGGACCCGGGGCCGCGCCCGGCAGCAGTGCCCAGCTCGACGTCACCTGGGTCGCGGCGTACGCGTACGGCTGGAAGTGA
- a CDS encoding LLM class flavin-dependent oxidoreductase: protein MTAPMQVGYDDILRVWSEADAVPAIEHAWLFDHLMPIGGDPDGPAYEGWTLLAALAARTRRLRLGVMVTSNRFRPPALLAKIATTVDIVSEGRLDFGIGVGSRPDHPLARREYEAHGLPFHDTAHAVGSLDEACTLIRRLWTEEKPFDAHGPYHPVSKAFGNPKPIQRPHPPILIGGRSSTTLRTAARHADLWNIPGGDIHDVIRRSALLDRYCRDIGRDPAEITRSIHLAVSYDSPGTTRDAITEAIDAGFGHIVLGLPAPYPAAVAQWVADELVSPSA, encoded by the coding sequence ATGACCGCCCCGATGCAGGTCGGTTACGACGACATCCTGCGAGTCTGGAGCGAGGCGGACGCTGTCCCCGCCATCGAGCACGCCTGGCTCTTCGACCACCTCATGCCGATCGGAGGAGACCCCGACGGACCGGCCTACGAAGGCTGGACGCTCCTGGCGGCGCTGGCCGCCCGGACGCGACGGCTGCGGCTCGGCGTGATGGTGACCAGCAACCGCTTCCGGCCACCCGCGCTGCTCGCGAAGATCGCCACGACCGTGGACATCGTCTCCGAGGGCCGACTCGACTTCGGTATCGGCGTCGGCTCACGTCCCGACCACCCCCTGGCCAGGCGCGAGTACGAGGCCCACGGTCTGCCCTTCCATGACACCGCGCACGCGGTGGGCAGCCTCGACGAAGCCTGCACGCTGATACGACGCCTGTGGACCGAGGAGAAACCCTTCGACGCCCACGGCCCCTACCACCCCGTCTCCAAGGCCTTCGGCAACCCCAAACCCATCCAGCGCCCCCACCCGCCGATCCTCATCGGAGGCCGCTCGTCCACGACCCTGCGCACCGCCGCCCGGCACGCCGACCTGTGGAACATCCCCGGCGGCGACATCCACGACGTCATCCGCCGCAGCGCCCTGCTGGACCGTTACTGCCGGGACATCGGGCGGGATCCAGCCGAGATCACCCGCTCGATCCACCTGGCGGTCTCCTACGACAGCCCCGGCACCACCCGTGACGCGATCACCGAAGCAATCGACGCGGGCTTCGGCCACATCGTGCTGGGCCTGCCGGCGCCCTATCCCGCGGCCGTCGCCCAATGGGTCGCCGACGAACTCGTCAGCCCTTCGGCCTGA
- a CDS encoding TetR/AcrR family transcriptional regulator gives MNDSDDGTERATPRRKDARRNKETLLDAAAAVFVAKGVEAPVRDIAAEAGVGLGTIYRHFPTRADLIIAVFRHQVDACAEAGPALLESSETAHAALEQWIYLFVDFLVTKHGLAGALQSDNSGFETLHAYFIDRLVPVCTRLLDAAARADEIHTDIEAIELMRGVGNLCIGADNDPDYDPRRLVRLLIAGLRVPQ, from the coding sequence GTGAACGACAGCGACGACGGCACGGAGCGCGCGACTCCACGGCGCAAGGACGCCCGCCGCAACAAGGAGACCCTGCTCGACGCGGCCGCCGCGGTGTTCGTCGCCAAGGGCGTGGAAGCCCCGGTACGCGACATCGCCGCCGAGGCCGGTGTCGGACTGGGCACGATCTACCGCCACTTCCCGACCCGGGCGGACCTGATCATCGCCGTGTTCCGCCACCAGGTCGACGCCTGCGCCGAGGCCGGGCCCGCCCTGCTGGAGAGCAGCGAGACCGCGCACGCGGCACTGGAGCAGTGGATCTACCTCTTTGTCGACTTCCTGGTCACCAAGCACGGGCTCGCAGGAGCGCTCCAGTCGGACAACTCCGGCTTCGAAACACTGCACGCGTACTTCATCGACCGCCTCGTGCCCGTATGCACGCGACTCCTCGATGCCGCGGCCCGCGCCGACGAGATCCACACCGACATCGAGGCCATCGAGTTGATGCGCGGAGTCGGCAACCTCTGCATCGGCGCGGACAACGACCCCGACTACGACCCGCGCCGACTGGTGAGGCTCCTCATCGCGGGACTGCGCGTGCCGCAGTGA
- a CDS encoding PP2C family protein-serine/threonine phosphatase yields the protein MISGTGAAELAPESGVGVEAAWAHWEPSVLLVEDDPGDAMLVEELVADGAVKMRLRWVRSMTEAVEVLTTETPDCVLLDLHLPDAHGLEAVSLVQAQAERVAIVVLTGLAEEQTGLAAVATGAQDYLVKGRVEPELFGRAVRYAIQRKQTEQAAVALQAGALQAQENARLERGLLPRPLLRAEGVQVVARYRPGRAHTLLGGDFYDIVQSADGTLHALIGDVSGHGPDEAALGVALRIAWRTLVLSGITGGEQMARLEELLMAERAGDEVFATLVSLAAVPGEQQALIVRAGHHGLFHRTGTDVTWVEVPGGPALGMVPGGACWPTAELPVPTGTSVVLFTDGLFEGHVSRGPERLGEEGLLALAREGAGLEPEAFVDRLIEKAESLAEARGGLADDVAVIHLNWN from the coding sequence GTGATCTCAGGGACTGGGGCTGCCGAGTTGGCGCCGGAGAGCGGCGTCGGCGTCGAAGCGGCCTGGGCGCACTGGGAACCGTCGGTTCTCCTCGTGGAGGACGATCCCGGCGATGCGATGCTCGTCGAGGAGCTGGTCGCCGACGGCGCCGTGAAGATGCGGCTGCGATGGGTACGGTCCATGACCGAGGCCGTCGAGGTGCTCACCACCGAGACACCCGACTGCGTCCTGCTCGATCTGCACTTGCCGGACGCCCACGGCCTGGAGGCGGTCTCCCTGGTCCAGGCACAGGCGGAGCGGGTCGCCATCGTGGTCCTCACCGGACTCGCCGAGGAACAGACCGGCCTCGCGGCCGTCGCGACCGGCGCACAGGATTACCTGGTCAAGGGCAGGGTGGAGCCCGAACTGTTCGGGCGCGCGGTGCGCTACGCGATCCAGCGCAAACAGACCGAACAGGCTGCGGTGGCCCTCCAGGCCGGCGCTCTCCAGGCCCAGGAGAACGCCCGTCTGGAGCGGGGACTGCTGCCCCGCCCCCTGCTGCGCGCCGAGGGCGTTCAGGTCGTGGCCCGGTACCGGCCCGGCCGTGCGCACACGCTGCTGGGCGGCGACTTCTACGACATCGTGCAGAGCGCCGACGGCACCCTGCACGCACTTATCGGCGACGTCTCCGGGCACGGCCCCGACGAGGCGGCTCTCGGCGTCGCCCTGCGGATCGCCTGGCGCACCCTGGTACTCAGCGGAATCACCGGCGGTGAGCAGATGGCCCGGCTGGAGGAGCTGCTGATGGCCGAACGGGCCGGTGACGAGGTCTTCGCCACGCTGGTGAGTCTGGCGGCCGTCCCGGGAGAGCAGCAGGCCCTCATCGTGCGAGCCGGCCACCACGGCCTGTTCCATCGCACCGGAACGGACGTGACGTGGGTGGAGGTGCCCGGCGGCCCGGCCCTGGGCATGGTCCCCGGCGGCGCGTGCTGGCCGACCGCGGAGCTGCCGGTGCCGACGGGAACGTCGGTGGTGCTCTTCACGGACGGACTGTTCGAGGGGCATGTGAGCCGGGGCCCGGAACGCCTCGGTGAGGAAGGGCTGCTGGCCCTCGCCCGGGAAGGCGCCGGTCTGGAGCCGGAGGCTTTCGTGGACCGGCTGATCGAGAAGGCCGAGAGCCTGGCCGAGGCGCGGGGCGGCCTGGCCGACGATGTGGCCGTCATCCATCTGAACTGGAACTGA